A portion of the Lolium rigidum isolate FL_2022 chromosome 1, APGP_CSIRO_Lrig_0.1, whole genome shotgun sequence genome contains these proteins:
- the LOC124704220 gene encoding B3 domain-containing protein Os06g0107800-like — translation MALTAALRESRGAEQSQGVVKLERGNGGEERRREHMFDKVVTPSDVGKLNRLVVPKHFAERHFLPRLLGGGPAARLAGAVLRFEDGRGGGKAWAFRFSYWSSSQSYVMTKGWSAFVRDRRLAAGDTVSFYHAGARLFIDCRRRGARVALAPATPVLPAPSRILVTSTPGSWSTPCSTSGDVGAPAPRGRCFRLFGVDLVLAGAEPPLSTDLQLALMR, via the coding sequence ATGGCGTTGACTGCGGCGCTGCGGGAGAGCAGGGGAGCGGAGCAAAGCCAAGGAGTAGTCAAGCTGGAGCGCGGTAAtggcggcgaggagaggaggcgGGAGCACATGTTCGACAAGGTGGTGACGCCCAGCGACGTGGGGAAGCTGAACCGGCTGGTGGTGCCCAAGCACTTCGCCGAGCGGCACTTCCTGCCTCGGCTGCTCGGAGGTGGCCCGGCGGCGAGGCTCGCCGGCGCCGTGCTGCGGTTCGAggacgggcgcggcggcggcaaggCGTGGGCCTTCCGCTTCTCCTACTGGAGCAGCAGCCAGAGCTACGTCATGACCAAGGGCTGGAGCGCCTTCGTCCGCGACCGCCGCCTAGCCGCCGGCGATACCGTCTCCTTCTACCACGCGGGCGCCCGACTCTTCATcgactgccggcggcgcggcgcccgagTAGCATTGGCGCCGGCCACGCCCGTCTTACCGGCTCCTTCACGAATCTTGGTCACGTCGACGCCAGGGTCTTGGTCGACGCCCTGTTCGACTTCGGGCGACGTCGGGGCGCCGGCGCCGCGGGGGCGGTGCTTCCGGCTGTTCGGCGTGGATCTCGTGCTTGCCGGCGCCGAGCCGCCACTGTCTACGGATTTGCAGCTAGCTCTGATGAGATGA